In a genomic window of Streptomyces sp. NBC_01231:
- a CDS encoding FAD-dependent oxidoreductase has protein sequence MSRPRIVIVGAGFAGYRTARELSRMSRGKADITLLNPTDYFLYLPLLPQVAAGILEPRRVTVSLSGTLRHVRLVLGEADGIDLDARTVHYADPEGGEGTLSYDRLVLAVGSVNKLLPIPGVAEHAHGFRGLPEALYLRDHVTRQMELAAADDDPKSSAARTTFVVVGAGYTGTEVAAQGQLYTDAQVRRHPLREGMRPRWILLDVAPRVLPELDEHLSRTADRTLRERGVEVRMGTSVKEATSDGVLLTDGEFVATRSLVWCVGVRPDPLVEGTGQPLERGRLIVDPYLRLPGRPEVFACGDAAAVPDLNTPGEYTPMTAQHAWRHGKVAARNVAASLGVGERRPYRHKDLGFVVDLGGAKAAANPLGIPLSGPAAGAVTRGYHLAAMPGNRVRVAADWLLDSVLPRQAVQLGLVRSWSVPLDTASPELARVPHDQKRETVSGPGAAVPEDVSDGPEGGADYQTIDAPTPEVAREGSDAEGIEVPSESESDAESGEPGGGVDYQTIDAPTPEVAREGSDAEGAEVPSDSESAGEPGGADYQTIDAPTPEVAREGSDAEGTEVPSDSESDAEPGEPGGGVDYQTITSPTPDVAKEGSDAEETGSRSDAEPAEKQPGSEPAKNDPAGNQPAGNQPGGEPHEAPGPVKRTDGTPDGTLAEGNS, from the coding sequence GTGAGTCGACCCCGCATCGTGATCGTCGGTGCCGGCTTCGCCGGGTACCGGACGGCCCGAGAGTTGTCCCGGATGTCCCGCGGCAAGGCCGACATCACCCTGCTGAACCCGACCGACTACTTCCTGTATCTGCCCCTGCTGCCCCAGGTCGCGGCCGGGATCCTGGAACCGCGCCGGGTCACCGTCTCCCTCTCCGGCACCCTGCGGCACGTCCGCCTGGTGCTCGGCGAGGCCGACGGCATCGACCTGGACGCACGGACCGTGCACTACGCCGACCCCGAGGGCGGCGAGGGCACGCTGTCGTACGACCGGTTGGTGCTGGCCGTCGGCAGTGTCAACAAGCTGCTTCCGATACCCGGGGTGGCCGAGCACGCGCACGGCTTCCGCGGCCTGCCCGAGGCGCTGTACCTGCGCGACCACGTGACCCGGCAGATGGAGCTGGCCGCGGCGGACGACGACCCGAAGAGCTCTGCCGCGCGCACCACCTTCGTGGTGGTCGGCGCCGGCTACACAGGCACCGAGGTCGCCGCGCAGGGGCAGCTGTACACCGACGCGCAGGTGCGCAGGCACCCGCTGAGGGAGGGCATGCGGCCGCGCTGGATCCTCCTCGACGTGGCGCCGCGCGTGCTGCCCGAGCTGGACGAGCATCTGTCCCGCACCGCCGACCGCACGCTGCGGGAGCGGGGTGTGGAGGTGCGCATGGGGACCTCCGTGAAGGAGGCCACCTCCGACGGAGTCCTGCTCACCGACGGCGAGTTCGTGGCGACGCGATCCCTCGTGTGGTGTGTCGGCGTTCGGCCCGATCCGCTCGTCGAGGGCACCGGGCAGCCGCTGGAGCGCGGGCGTCTGATCGTCGATCCCTACCTGCGGCTCCCGGGGCGTCCCGAGGTGTTCGCGTGCGGGGACGCGGCCGCCGTACCGGATCTGAACACCCCCGGGGAGTACACGCCGATGACCGCGCAGCACGCCTGGCGGCACGGCAAGGTCGCGGCGCGCAATGTCGCCGCCTCGCTGGGCGTCGGCGAACGGCGTCCCTACCGGCACAAGGACCTGGGGTTCGTCGTGGACCTGGGAGGCGCGAAGGCCGCCGCCAACCCGCTGGGCATCCCCCTGTCGGGGCCCGCGGCCGGGGCGGTCACCCGCGGCTACCACCTCGCGGCGATGCCCGGCAACCGCGTCCGGGTCGCCGCGGACTGGCTGCTGGACTCCGTACTCCCGCGCCAGGCCGTCCAGTTGGGCCTCGTACGGTCCTGGTCGGTGCCGCTGGACACCGCGTCGCCGGAGCTGGCCCGGGTGCCGCACGACCAGAAGCGGGAAACGGTCTCCGGCCCCGGCGCGGCCGTGCCCGAGGACGTGTCCGACGGGCCTGAGGGTGGAGCCGATTACCAGACGATCGACGCGCCGACGCCTGAGGTGGCGCGGGAGGGGTCCGATGCCGAGGGGATCGAGGTGCCTTCGGAGAGCGAGTCCGACGCTGAGTCCGGTGAACCCGGCGGGGGCGTCGACTATCAGACGATCGACGCGCCGACGCCTGAGGTGGCGCGGGAGGGGTCCGATGCTGAGGGGGCCGAGGTGCCCTCGGACAGCGAGTCCGCCGGTGAGCCCGGCGGAGCCGATTACCAGACGATCGACGCGCCGACGCCTGAGGTGGCGCGGGAGGGGTCCGATGCCGAGGGGACCGAGGTGCCCTCGGACAGCGAGTCCGACGCTGAGCCCGGTGAACCCGGCGGGGGCGTCGACTATCAGACGATCACCTCGCCGACGCCTGACGTGGCGAAGGAGGGCTCTGACGCCGAGGAGACGGGAAGCCGATCCGACGCCGAGCCCGCCGAGAAGCAGCCGGGCTCCGAGCCCGCCAAGAACGATCCCGCCGGCAACCAACCCGCCGGCAACCAACCCGGCGGTGAGCCCCACGAGGCTCCCGGCCCCGTCAAGCGGACCGACGGCACCCCCGACGGCACACTCGCGGAAGGAAACTCATGA
- a CDS encoding transketolase yields the protein MNTGELVELAQQLRVDSVRASAAAGSGHPTSSMSAADLMAVLLADHFRYDFDRPAHPGNDRFVLSKGHASPLLYSAYKAAGAVDDEELLTFRELGSRLEGHPTPRRLPWVETATGSLGQGLPVGVGIALSGKRLDRTGYRVWVLCGDSEMAEGSVWEAAEHAGHEHLDNLTVIVDVNRLGQRGPTRHGHDLDAYARRFQAFGWHTVEVDGHDVDAIDRAYGEAESTKGQPTAILARTLKGKGVESVQDREGLHGKPLPEADEAIAELGGPRSIRVEVHEPQATRMLHAVPAGHLELPRWDKGGDDVATRNAFGQALAALGSGRGDVVALDGEVGDSTRAEFFAKEHPDRYFECYIAEQQMVAAAVGLAARGWVPYASTFAAFFTRAYDFIRMASISGSGINLVGSHAGVAIGQDGPSQMGLEDLAMMRAIHGSTVLYPCDANQTARLVVEMAGLEGVRYLRTSRGESPVIYGPDEEFPIGGSKVLRSSDRDRMTIVAAGVTVPEALAAAEALDGQGIQVRVIDLYSVKPVDRLTLRQAAEETGCLLTVEDHHEEGGLGDAVLDAFTDGRPVPRLVRLAVRTMPGSGSPEEQLHAAGIDAESIAAAGKLLAEEAVVR from the coding sequence ATGAACACCGGTGAACTCGTCGAACTCGCCCAGCAGTTGCGCGTGGACAGTGTGCGCGCCTCGGCCGCCGCGGGCTCCGGGCACCCCACGTCCTCGATGTCCGCCGCCGACCTGATGGCCGTACTCCTCGCGGACCACTTCCGCTACGACTTCGACCGCCCCGCCCACCCCGGCAACGACCGCTTCGTGCTGTCCAAGGGCCACGCCTCGCCCCTGCTCTACTCCGCCTACAAGGCGGCCGGGGCCGTCGACGACGAGGAACTGCTCACCTTCCGCGAGCTCGGCAGCCGGCTCGAAGGGCATCCGACGCCCCGGCGACTGCCGTGGGTCGAGACGGCCACCGGTTCGCTCGGGCAGGGACTGCCCGTCGGCGTCGGCATCGCGCTGTCCGGGAAGCGGCTGGACCGCACCGGCTACCGCGTCTGGGTGCTGTGCGGCGACAGCGAGATGGCCGAGGGATCCGTCTGGGAGGCCGCCGAGCACGCGGGCCACGAGCACCTCGACAACCTCACCGTGATCGTCGACGTGAACCGGCTCGGCCAACGCGGCCCGACCCGGCACGGCCACGACCTCGACGCGTACGCCCGCCGCTTCCAGGCCTTCGGCTGGCACACCGTCGAGGTGGACGGCCACGACGTCGACGCGATCGACCGGGCGTACGGCGAGGCGGAGTCCACCAAGGGGCAGCCGACCGCGATCCTCGCCCGCACCCTCAAGGGCAAGGGCGTCGAGTCCGTCCAGGACCGCGAGGGGCTGCACGGCAAGCCGTTGCCGGAGGCCGACGAGGCGATCGCCGAACTCGGCGGCCCCCGCAGCATCCGCGTCGAGGTGCACGAGCCGCAGGCCACCCGCATGCTGCACGCCGTACCGGCCGGACACCTCGAACTGCCCCGCTGGGACAAGGGCGGCGACGACGTGGCCACCCGCAACGCCTTCGGGCAGGCGCTCGCCGCGCTCGGCTCCGGACGCGGTGACGTCGTCGCCCTCGACGGCGAGGTCGGTGACTCCACCCGCGCGGAGTTCTTCGCCAAGGAACACCCCGACCGCTACTTCGAGTGCTACATCGCCGAGCAGCAGATGGTCGCCGCCGCCGTCGGCCTCGCCGCGCGCGGCTGGGTGCCGTACGCCTCCACGTTCGCGGCGTTCTTCACGCGCGCCTACGACTTCATCCGCATGGCGTCGATCAGCGGCTCCGGCATCAACCTCGTCGGCTCCCACGCGGGAGTGGCGATCGGGCAGGACGGGCCCAGCCAGATGGGTCTGGAGGATCTGGCGATGATGCGGGCGATCCACGGCTCGACCGTGCTGTACCCGTGCGACGCCAACCAGACCGCGCGCCTCGTCGTCGAGATGGCCGGCCTGGAGGGTGTCCGGTATCTGCGCACCTCGCGCGGCGAGAGCCCGGTGATCTACGGCCCCGACGAGGAGTTCCCGATCGGCGGCAGCAAGGTGCTGCGCTCCTCCGACCGGGACCGGATGACGATCGTCGCCGCGGGAGTGACGGTGCCCGAAGCGCTGGCCGCCGCCGAGGCACTGGACGGCCAGGGCATCCAGGTCCGGGTCATCGACCTGTACTCGGTCAAGCCCGTCGACCGGCTCACCCTGCGCCAGGCCGCCGAGGAGACCGGCTGCCTGCTGACCGTGGAGGACCACCACGAGGAGGGCGGCCTCGGTGACGCCGTCCTCGACGCGTTCACCGACGGCCGGCCGGTGCCGCGCCTGGTGCGCCTCGCCGTCCGTACGATGCCGGGCTCGGGCTCCCCGGAGGAGCAGCTGCACGCCGCGGGCATCGACGCCGAGTCGATCGCGGCGGCCGGGAAACTGCTGGCGGAGGAGGCGGTCGTGCGGTGA
- the ligD gene encoding non-homologous end-joining DNA ligase: MSADRPRTVRAGRHTVEVHRPDKVLFPGGDGAKEYTKADLVDYHWSVAPFMLPHLRGRPLMVERHPDGIDGPRFMQKNTPENYPEWITRVEVAKEGGTVCHTVCDGTATLLYLADQAGLTLHRWLSRVDSVERPDRMVFDLDPSKDDFEAVREAARLLGELLNELKLPSALMTTGSRGLHVVVPVDGRHDVDEIRGFARDIADTLVAGHPDRLTTAARKKDRGDRLYLDIQRNAYAQTAVAPYTVRAKPGAPVATPLTWEQLDDPGLDARRWTVADAVEQARTDPWADIMRKGRALGPARRRLDALMSS; the protein is encoded by the coding sequence GTGAGCGCCGACCGTCCACGCACGGTCCGGGCGGGTCGGCACACGGTGGAGGTGCACCGCCCGGACAAGGTGCTCTTTCCCGGGGGCGACGGCGCGAAGGAGTACACGAAGGCCGACCTGGTCGACTACCACTGGTCCGTCGCCCCCTTCATGCTGCCGCATCTGCGCGGTCGCCCGCTGATGGTGGAGCGCCACCCGGACGGCATCGACGGCCCGCGCTTCATGCAGAAGAACACCCCGGAGAACTACCCGGAGTGGATCACCCGCGTGGAGGTCGCCAAGGAGGGCGGCACCGTCTGCCACACCGTGTGTGACGGCACCGCCACCCTGCTGTACCTCGCCGACCAGGCCGGCCTCACCCTGCACCGCTGGCTGTCCCGGGTCGACAGTGTCGAGCGGCCCGACCGGATGGTCTTCGACCTCGACCCCTCGAAGGACGACTTCGAGGCGGTGCGGGAGGCGGCCCGGCTGCTGGGCGAGCTGCTGAACGAACTGAAGCTGCCGTCGGCGCTGATGACCACGGGCTCGCGCGGCCTGCACGTGGTGGTGCCGGTCGACGGCCGTCACGACGTCGACGAGATCCGCGGGTTCGCCCGGGACATCGCCGACACCCTCGTCGCCGGCCACCCCGACCGGCTCACCACCGCCGCCCGTAAGAAGGACCGCGGCGACCGCCTCTACCTGGACATCCAGCGCAACGCCTACGCCCAGACCGCGGTCGCCCCCTACACGGTCCGCGCCAAGCCGGGCGCCCCCGTCGCCACTCCGCTGACCTGGGAGCAGCTGGACGATCCCGGCCTCGACGCCCGCCGCTGGACCGTAGCCGACGCCGTCGAGCAGGCCCGCACCGATCCGTGGGCCGACATCATGCGCAAAGGCCGCGCACTGGGACCGGCCCGCCGACGCCTCGACGCGTTGATGTCCTCCTGA
- a CDS encoding gas vesicle protein — MTNTRNTSQSQRSQDAPARKPSSRRSSEDQHSSEGTERDTKQQDTGRRAEPREARPRRPSTMDVLRDARAQLGELTGMPAENVSSFERTEDGWALEVEVLELSRVPDTMSLMASYQVELDPDGQLTGYRRVRRYERGRADAHRQGGR, encoded by the coding sequence ATGACGAACACAAGAAACACATCACAGTCACAGCGTTCACAGGATGCTCCCGCACGCAAACCGTCCTCACGACGCTCGTCCGAAGACCAGCACTCGTCCGAAGGCACGGAACGCGACACCAAGCAGCAGGACACCGGACGGCGCGCCGAGCCCCGCGAGGCGCGCCCCCGGAGGCCGAGCACCATGGACGTGCTGCGCGACGCGCGCGCCCAGCTCGGGGAGCTGACCGGTATGCCCGCCGAGAACGTGTCGTCCTTCGAGCGCACCGAGGACGGCTGGGCGCTGGAGGTGGAGGTCCTGGAACTCTCCCGGGTGCCCGACACGATGAGCCTGATGGCGAGCTACCAGGTCGAACTCGACCCGGACGGACAGCTCACCGGCTACCGGCGCGTTCGCCGTTACGAGCGCGGACGGGCCGACGCACATCGGCAGGGCGGCCGCTAG
- a CDS encoding gas vesicle structural protein GvpA: MTVVPAQQSGGGGGSSGLYDVLELVLDRGLVIDAFIRVSLVGIEILKIDIRVVVASVDTYLRFAEACNRLDLEAGPRKDPGLPDLVGEITESGARGKSKGALSGAAETISGAFKEAREEGQSQSRPRARKATASRRKEEEE, from the coding sequence ATGACCGTTGTCCCGGCCCAGCAGAGCGGTGGCGGAGGCGGCAGCAGTGGCCTCTACGACGTTCTGGAACTCGTCCTCGACAGGGGTCTCGTCATTGACGCGTTCATACGGGTCTCCCTGGTCGGCATCGAAATCCTGAAGATCGACATCCGGGTCGTCGTGGCCAGTGTCGACACCTATCTGCGCTTCGCCGAGGCGTGCAACCGGCTCGACCTGGAGGCCGGTCCGCGCAAGGACCCCGGCCTGCCCGACCTGGTCGGCGAGATCACCGAGTCCGGTGCCCGCGGCAAGTCCAAGGGCGCGCTGTCCGGCGCCGCCGAGACCATCTCCGGTGCCTTCAAGGAGGCACGCGAGGAGGGGCAGAGCCAGTCCCGGCCGCGTGCCCGTAAGGCGACGGCATCGCGCAGGAAGGAGGAAGAGGAGTGA
- a CDS encoding GvpL/GvpF family gas vesicle protein, producing MSTYVYGITAASHPALPDGLGGVGDPPRPVRILEEGELAAVVSDAPDGLRPKRRDLLAHQNVLSESGADGCILPMRFGSVAPDDGTVTAVLAERADHYKERLGTLDGKVEYNVKATHDEEAVLHRVMSENPEIRALTEANRQAGGGSYDQKLHLGEMVVAAVKAREAEDAVSLQQALEPLADATSVGPESTGWLANVSFLVDRDSAAHFLNEVEQIRKDHPHLDLRVNGPLPPYSFVDPGPAEPAGTTVGQDSARE from the coding sequence GTGAGCACGTACGTCTACGGCATCACCGCCGCGTCCCATCCTGCGCTGCCGGACGGCCTGGGAGGCGTCGGCGACCCACCGCGGCCCGTGCGCATCCTGGAGGAGGGCGAGCTGGCGGCCGTCGTCAGTGACGCCCCTGATGGACTGCGCCCCAAGCGCAGGGACCTGCTCGCCCACCAGAACGTCCTGAGCGAGTCGGGCGCGGACGGCTGCATCCTGCCGATGCGGTTCGGCAGTGTCGCCCCGGACGACGGCACCGTCACCGCGGTCCTCGCGGAGCGGGCCGATCACTACAAGGAGCGGCTCGGGACTCTCGACGGCAAGGTCGAGTACAACGTCAAGGCGACCCACGACGAAGAGGCCGTCCTGCATCGCGTGATGTCCGAGAACCCGGAGATCCGCGCCCTGACCGAGGCCAACCGGCAGGCGGGCGGCGGCAGTTACGACCAGAAGCTGCATCTCGGCGAGATGGTCGTCGCCGCCGTGAAGGCCCGTGAGGCCGAGGACGCCGTCTCGCTGCAGCAGGCCCTGGAACCGCTCGCCGACGCGACCAGTGTGGGCCCGGAGTCCACCGGCTGGCTGGCCAACGTGTCGTTCCTGGTGGATCGCGACTCGGCCGCCCATTTCCTGAACGAGGTGGAGCAGATCCGTAAGGACCATCCTCACCTGGACCTGCGCGTCAACGGCCCGCTGCCGCCGTACAGCTTCGTCGACCCCGGACCCGCGGAGCCCGCGGGCACCACGGTCGGCCAGGACAGCGCGAGGGAGTGA
- a CDS encoding gas vesicle protein GvpG, which translates to MGLIGEVLLLPFAPVRGTGWVIRQVLDEAERLYYDPTAVRAELAQLEERLEAGEIDDQEFDRQEDELLDRLEIGLRGGAGTGDGTAR; encoded by the coding sequence GTGGGACTGATCGGAGAGGTGCTGCTGCTGCCGTTCGCGCCAGTTCGCGGCACCGGATGGGTGATCAGACAGGTGCTCGACGAAGCCGAACGCCTCTACTACGACCCGACTGCGGTCAGGGCCGAACTCGCCCAGCTGGAGGAGCGGTTGGAGGCGGGCGAGATCGACGACCAGGAGTTCGACCGACAGGAGGACGAACTTCTCGACCGACTGGAGATCGGCCTGCGCGGTGGCGCGGGGACTGGCGACGGGACGGCACGATGA
- a CDS encoding DNA primase produces MNRTGLGLAIGAGYVLGRTKKMKLAFAVGSLVAGKKMNLTPKGIAELVSQQLQNNPQFKEIGDQLRQDLRGVGKAASGAMVERQMNALADRLHGRTDQVRDQLEGVVPGESESEDDEEPEEATAEDENAKEELLEEDEEPRAEEDDEDDEDEEEPEPPRKEAARKTAKKAPAQKASSQKAPAKKAPSKKTAASKAPARKTAATKSAAKKTAGRKTASAGGARRAGGRLPKGGGDR; encoded by the coding sequence ATGAACCGAACGGGATTGGGCCTCGCGATAGGGGCCGGATACGTCCTCGGACGTACGAAGAAGATGAAGCTGGCGTTCGCGGTGGGTTCCCTCGTGGCCGGCAAGAAGATGAACCTGACCCCGAAGGGGATCGCGGAGCTCGTCTCCCAGCAGCTGCAGAACAACCCGCAGTTCAAGGAGATCGGCGACCAGTTGCGCCAGGATCTGCGCGGGGTCGGCAAGGCGGCCTCGGGCGCCATGGTCGAACGCCAGATGAACGCGCTCGCCGACCGGCTGCACGGCCGTACCGACCAGGTCCGCGACCAGTTGGAGGGCGTGGTGCCGGGCGAGTCGGAGTCCGAGGACGACGAGGAGCCGGAAGAGGCGACGGCCGAGGACGAGAACGCCAAGGAAGAGCTTCTAGAAGAGGACGAGGAACCGCGGGCGGAGGAGGACGACGAGGACGACGAGGACGAGGAGGAGCCGGAGCCGCCGCGCAAGGAGGCGGCGAGGAAGACCGCCAAGAAGGCACCCGCCCAGAAGGCGTCCTCCCAGAAGGCGCCTGCGAAGAAGGCGCCCTCGAAGAAGACCGCGGCGAGCAAGGCCCCGGCCAGGAAGACGGCGGCTACGAAGTCCGCCGCGAAGAAGACGGCCGGAAGGAAGACGGCATCGGCCGGCGGAGCCCGCCGGGCCGGTGGACGACTGCCGAAGGGCGGCGGTGACCGATGA
- a CDS encoding SRPBCC family protein, with translation MTETLGNARNGAGKAAGKATNNPLSGLAQSEAADRLKAEVQEYLAAQAQRALVGAGRKLGETTGKLNDIAEGNSPGFAKLALDGGRKLAEGKGPVRSALEVGASRAKDSVKGAFKNLGGGGKGKKKGAGGKPTVIIEYVDVGVPLRTAYDQWTQYQDFSTFAKGVKSASKGDDTTSDWQLKVFWSSRSWKATTTEQVPDDRISWTTEGAKGNTKGVVSFHRLADSLTRVLLVIEYYPSGFFEKTGNIWRAQGRRARLDLKHYVRFITLKGEAEDGWRGEIRDGEVVQEHEDAVAEEEEAAQADEETAEGSAEEDDEAYETDAEDEAEDEYAEDEPAEADEAEDAEDEYAEDEDAEDAEEPEAEAAEDEQEYEYADSDRRSR, from the coding sequence ATGACCGAAACTCTCGGAAACGCACGGAACGGGGCGGGCAAGGCGGCCGGCAAGGCGACGAACAACCCGCTCTCCGGCCTCGCCCAGAGTGAGGCCGCCGACCGGCTCAAGGCGGAGGTGCAGGAGTACCTCGCGGCCCAGGCCCAGCGCGCGCTGGTCGGCGCCGGCCGCAAACTCGGCGAGACCACGGGCAAGTTGAACGACATAGCCGAGGGCAACAGCCCCGGGTTCGCCAAGCTCGCCCTCGACGGCGGCCGCAAACTCGCCGAGGGCAAGGGGCCCGTGCGGAGCGCGCTGGAAGTCGGCGCCTCCCGCGCCAAGGACAGCGTGAAGGGCGCGTTCAAGAACCTCGGCGGCGGTGGCAAGGGCAAGAAGAAAGGGGCGGGCGGGAAGCCCACCGTGATCATCGAGTACGTCGACGTGGGTGTGCCGCTGCGCACGGCGTACGACCAGTGGACCCAGTACCAGGACTTCAGCACCTTCGCCAAGGGCGTCAAGAGCGCGAGCAAAGGCGACGACACTACGTCCGACTGGCAGCTGAAGGTCTTCTGGTCCAGCCGCAGCTGGAAGGCCACGACCACCGAGCAGGTGCCGGACGACCGGATCTCGTGGACGACCGAGGGCGCCAAGGGCAACACGAAGGGCGTCGTCTCGTTCCACCGGCTCGCCGACAGCCTCACCCGCGTCCTGCTGGTCATCGAGTACTACCCCTCGGGCTTCTTCGAGAAGACCGGCAACATCTGGCGCGCCCAGGGCCGCCGGGCCCGGCTCGACCTCAAGCACTACGTCCGCTTCATCACGCTCAAGGGCGAGGCGGAGGACGGCTGGCGCGGTGAGATCCGCGACGGCGAGGTCGTCCAGGAGCACGAGGACGCCGTGGCCGAGGAAGAGGAAGCCGCCCAGGCGGACGAGGAAACCGCGGAGGGTTCCGCCGAAGAGGACGACGAGGCGTACGAGACCGACGCCGAGGACGAAGCCGAGGACGAGTACGCCGAGGACGAGCCCGCCGAGGCGGACGAAGCCGAGGACGCTGAGGACGAGTACGCCGAGGACGAGGACGCGGAAGACGCGGAGGAGCCCGAGGCCGAGGCCGCGGAGGACGAGCAGGAGTACGAGTACGCCGACTCCGATCGTAGGAGCCGATAA
- a CDS encoding gas vesicle protein: MSTPSRLPEPYGQGGGSNLADILERVLDKGIVIAGDIRINLLDIELLTIKLRLIVASVDKAKEMGIDWWEDDPALSTRARRDELTRENAELRERLARLEQLEPTRAEEEPS; this comes from the coding sequence ATGAGCACCCCCAGCCGCCTGCCCGAGCCCTACGGCCAGGGCGGCGGCTCCAACCTCGCCGACATCCTGGAACGGGTGCTCGACAAGGGCATCGTGATCGCCGGTGACATCCGGATCAACCTGCTCGACATCGAACTCCTCACGATCAAGCTGCGGCTGATCGTCGCCTCGGTGGACAAGGCGAAGGAGATGGGCATCGACTGGTGGGAGGACGACCCGGCGTTGTCCACCCGGGCCAGGCGTGACGAACTCACCCGGGAGAACGCCGAGTTGCGGGAACGACTCGCGCGCCTTGAGCAACTCGAGCCCACCCGGGCCGAGGAGGAGCCCTCATGA
- a CDS encoding GvpL/GvpF family gas vesicle protein — MTGLRYVYAVCHPFDTPLQAQLTGVAGDPPRLLRHHDLIAVLSRVPERDFAEEPLHRHLEDLDWLTATARAHQGVIDALTVVTTPLPLRLGTVFRDDSGVRVMMEEREDAFRRTLDRLHGRVEWGVKVYAETEAAGSVDQAADADGEAPSDKAMSGRDYLRRRRMRVRSREDMWQQAEGFASGLHEKLSGYAEDSRLHAPQNPALSGASGQNVLNAAYLVPRSDSEEFVEMVDRTKDETPGMRVELTGPWAAYSFAGEEEIR, encoded by the coding sequence ATGACCGGACTGCGGTATGTGTACGCCGTCTGCCACCCCTTCGACACCCCTCTGCAGGCCCAGTTGACGGGGGTGGCCGGCGATCCGCCCAGACTGCTGCGTCACCACGATCTGATCGCCGTGCTCAGCCGTGTGCCGGAGCGGGACTTCGCCGAAGAACCGCTCCACAGGCATCTGGAGGACCTGGACTGGCTGACCGCCACCGCTCGCGCCCACCAGGGCGTCATCGACGCGCTCACCGTCGTCACCACCCCGCTGCCGTTGCGGCTCGGCACCGTCTTCCGCGACGACAGCGGGGTGCGCGTGATGATGGAGGAGCGCGAGGACGCCTTCCGACGCACTCTCGACCGGCTGCACGGCAGGGTCGAATGGGGCGTCAAGGTGTACGCCGAAACGGAAGCCGCGGGCAGCGTGGACCAGGCCGCCGACGCCGACGGAGAGGCGCCGTCGGACAAAGCCATGTCGGGCCGTGACTATCTGCGCCGGCGGCGCATGCGGGTGCGCTCGCGCGAGGACATGTGGCAGCAGGCGGAGGGATTCGCGAGCGGACTCCACGAGAAACTCTCCGGATACGCCGAGGATTCCCGACTGCACGCCCCGCAGAACCCCGCTCTTTCCGGCGCCTCGGGACAGAACGTGCTCAACGCCGCCTATCTCGTGCCACGCTCGGATTCCGAGGAATTCGTGGAAATGGTCGACCGGACGAAGGACGAGACCCCGGGGATGCGCGTGGAGCTCACCGGCCCCTGGGCCGCCTATTCCTTCGCGGGCGAGGAGGAGATCCGGTGA
- a CDS encoding gas vesicle protein: MTVIERREVALVDLLDRLLAGGVVITGDITLRIADVDLVRIDLNALISSVNAQVPSPWGESS; encoded by the coding sequence GTGACGGTGATCGAGCGCCGCGAGGTCGCCCTGGTGGACCTTCTCGACCGGCTGCTGGCCGGCGGTGTCGTCATCACCGGGGACATCACCCTGCGCATCGCCGACGTCGACCTCGTCCGTATCGACCTGAACGCGCTGATCAGTTCGGTGAACGCGCAGGTCCCGTCACCGTGGGGGGAGTCGTCGTGA
- a CDS encoding gas vesicle protein K, which translates to MTERRNRLDLEPDTVERDLVKLVLTVVELLRQLMERQALRRFDEGDLDEEQEERIGLTLMLLDDRMAELRDRYGLRPEDLNLDLGPLGPLLPRE; encoded by the coding sequence GTGACCGAGCGCCGGAACCGGCTGGACCTCGAACCCGACACCGTCGAGCGGGACCTGGTCAAACTCGTGCTGACCGTGGTGGAGCTGCTGCGTCAGCTCATGGAACGCCAAGCGCTGCGCCGCTTCGACGAGGGCGACCTCGACGAGGAGCAGGAGGAGCGCATCGGGCTCACCCTGATGCTGCTCGACGACCGTATGGCCGAACTGCGTGATCGCTACGGACTGCGGCCCGAGGACCTCAATCTGGATCTCGGGCCGCTCGGACCGTTGCTTCCCCGGGAATGA
- a CDS encoding hydrophobic protein has product MVPILLVLLLVLILFGAGFAVKLLWWIALVVLVLWLLGFLMRGTTSGGGRGRWYRW; this is encoded by the coding sequence ATGGTTCCGATTCTGCTGGTCCTGCTGCTGGTGCTGATTCTTTTCGGTGCCGGCTTCGCGGTAAAACTGCTGTGGTGGATTGCACTGGTTGTTCTCGTGCTATGGCTTCTGGGCTTCCTGATGCGGGGTACCACCTCGGGTGGAGGCAGGGGTCGCTGGTACAGGTGGTGA